The following are encoded in a window of Vibrio azureus genomic DNA:
- a CDS encoding NUDIX domain-containing protein: protein MIVCVDIIPFRLSGCAEKRLEVLLLKRSNPNRPYHGVWALPGGFVFDKDMTEQGGRPADENFESARRRICREKIHTYPRHFSEAFFDSDPKRDPEEWSLNITHYALLDRNNVEQINDAGMPECHLKWFPLQDILNGDEVLAFDHQKMIEIAWQKLRASIEYTSVLLFALDKEFLVADIIAAYQEFGIDISRMTIKRRLIDSGVVKPTNKVASTNRGKGGKPAMVYALANDGVTFFQNCLRG, encoded by the coding sequence ATGATCGTCTGTGTCGATATCATTCCATTTCGATTATCTGGGTGCGCAGAGAAAAGACTTGAGGTGTTATTACTGAAACGTTCTAACCCTAACCGCCCCTATCACGGTGTTTGGGCCTTACCAGGCGGCTTCGTTTTCGATAAAGACATGACAGAGCAAGGTGGACGTCCAGCAGATGAGAACTTTGAGTCGGCACGCCGTCGTATCTGTAGAGAAAAGATCCACACTTATCCACGTCATTTTAGTGAAGCTTTTTTTGATAGCGATCCAAAACGCGATCCAGAAGAGTGGAGTTTAAATATCACACACTATGCTTTACTCGATAGAAACAATGTGGAACAAATCAATGACGCAGGTATGCCAGAATGCCACCTGAAATGGTTTCCACTGCAGGACATTCTTAATGGGGATGAAGTTCTGGCTTTTGATCATCAAAAAATGATCGAAATTGCATGGCAGAAGCTCCGTGCATCAATTGAGTATACCTCTGTCTTGCTTTTTGCCTTAGATAAGGAGTTCCTGGTTGCTGATATTATCGCGGCTTACCAAGAGTTTGGTATTGATATTAGCCGTATGACCATAAAGCGTCGCTTAATTGACTCTGGTGTAGTTAAGCCTACCAATAAAGTAGCCTCAACAAATAGAGGGAAAGGAGGTAAGCCAGCAATGGTCTATGCGTTAGCTAATGATGGCGTCACTTTCTTCCAGAACTGTTTACGCGGCTAG
- a CDS encoding isochorismatase family protein, which yields MTISVNYQNTAIIDVDPQKGFSELCPDELPVKGALEIVPELVKNHTKGRLKLVSRDLHPPKAAWDAETPANMLEPVGLPNVDLKWNRHCVVGTQGVELLNGLPPVLDYDFQVNKGMDPDAHPYGIFFHDMADTITTGANEFLKFNQIDTVIIGGLALDFCVKKSVSQALDLGFKVIVNLASTRAVLPETCQQVITELEQQGAIFVASSDEILCHITD from the coding sequence ATGACTATTTCCGTTAACTATCAAAACACAGCAATTATCGATGTCGATCCCCAAAAAGGGTTTTCTGAGCTTTGTCCTGATGAGCTCCCCGTAAAAGGAGCATTAGAGATAGTCCCTGAGTTGGTGAAAAACCATACCAAAGGCAGACTTAAGCTCGTAAGTCGTGATCTTCACCCACCTAAAGCAGCTTGGGATGCAGAAACGCCAGCCAACATGTTAGAACCCGTCGGATTGCCAAATGTTGACTTAAAATGGAACCGTCATTGTGTGGTAGGCACTCAAGGTGTCGAATTACTGAACGGTTTACCTCCTGTATTGGATTATGATTTTCAGGTGAACAAAGGTATGGATCCTGACGCACATCCTTATGGGATTTTCTTCCACGATATGGCCGACACTATCACAACCGGTGCCAATGAATTCCTCAAATTTAACCAAATCGATACTGTCATCATAGGTGGCTTAGCGCTCGACTTTTGCGTTAAGAAGTCCGTTTCTCAAGCCCTCGACCTAGGTTTCAAAGTGATAGTCAACCTCGCCTCAACTCGCGCTGTGTTACCCGAAACCTGTCAACAAGTTATCACCGAGTTAGAACAACAAGGTGCGATTTTTGTCGCCTCATCTGATGAGATTCTGTGTCATATAACTGACTGA